Below is a genomic region from Ketogulonicigenium vulgare WSH-001.
GACGGCCAGCCTGCCGCTGGATCAGGCAGGGCGTTTGGATGCGCTGCTGCCGCAGGCCCTCGGTGCAACACCCTATGCACGCTTTGGTGATTGGCCCGCATTTGCGGCGATTTTTCTGCTTTTGGGCGCGCTTATCACCATCCGCGCGCGCAAACCGCATTGACCCCAGCGCGGGGCAGGCATAGGCCTGTCCCCAGCATCCCCCACAACGGCTTCCTGACGTGGCGGGTAAGATTGAAATGGAGCAATTTCTCATGGCCCGACAGGACTATATCTTCACTTCGGAATCGGTTTCCGAAGGGCATCCCGACAAGGTGTGCGACCGTATTTCGGACTCGGTGCTTGACGCCTTTATCGCCGAAGAGCCCGAGGCGCGCGTCGCCTGCGAGACCTTTGCCACCACCAACCGTGTGGTTATCGGCGGCGAGGTCGGCCTGTCCGACAAGGCACGCCTGCATGAATTCATGGACAAGGTCGAGGGCATCACCCGCGAGGCGATCCGCGACATCGGCTACGAGCAGGACGAGTTCCACCACGCCACCGTCGAGGTGACGAACCTGCTGCACGAGCAGTCCGCCCATATCGCCCAAGGCGTCAATGCGCGTGACAATAAGGACGAGGGTGCAGGCGATCAGGGCATTATGTTCGGTTACGCCACCACCGAGACGCCCGAGCTGATGCCTGCGCCGATCCAATACGCCCATGCGATCCTGCGCCGTCTGGCCGAGGCGCGCAAATCCGGCGCCGCGCCGCTGCTGCGCCCCGATGCAAAGTCGCAAATCTCGCTGCGCTATGCGGGCGGCAAACCGGTCGAGGTGACCTCGATCGTGCTGTCCACCCAGCATGCCAGCGCGGCGCAAAGCTCGGATGATATCCGCGCGATTGTCGAGCCTTATATCACCGAAGTCCTGCCCGAGGGCTGGCTGACGGATAAAACCGAATGGTGGGTGAACCCCACGGGCACCTTTGTCATTGGTGGCCCCGATGGCGATGCGGGCCTGACCGGGCGCAAGATCATTGTCGATACCTATGGCGGTGCGGCCCCCCATGGCGGCGGCGCGTTCTCGGGCAAGGACCCGACAAAGGTTGACCGCTCGGCCGCCTATGCCGCGCGTTATCTGGCGAAAAACGTGGTGGCGGCGGGCCTTGCCGAACGCTGCCTGATCCAAGTGTCCTATGCTATTGGTGTGGCCAAACCCCTGTCGATCTATGTCGACACCTATGGCACGGGCGAGGTGGACGATGCCGCGATCGAAAAGGCGCTGGGCCAAGTTATGGACCTGTCGCCGCGCGGTATTCGCAACCACCTGCAACTGAACCGCCCGATCTATGCGCGCACCTCGGCCTATGGCCACTTTGGTCGCGCGCCGGATGCGGATGGCGGATTTAGCTGGGAACGCACCGATCTGATCGACGCGCTGAAGCGCAGCGTCTAAGATGATAAGGCCCCGGTGTTCCGGGGCCTTACTTTTATCCAACGATCGAGACCACTGATGCGCCTGACCCTGACAGCTTTACTTGCCCTTGTTTTTCTTGCCGGTTGTGGCGGCGGCTCGATGGCCAGCTATGGCGGCACGACCACGGTCAGGGGTGTCGGGCAGAATGATCTTTTGAAACTACGCGCAGGCCCCAGCCTTGAATATGCCGTGATTCTGGGCCTGCCTGACGGCACGCGCCTGCGCCGTCAGGATTGTGTCACGGAGCTGGGGCAGCGGTGGTGCCGCGTCAGCCT
It encodes:
- the metK gene encoding methionine adenosyltransferase, whose protein sequence is MARQDYIFTSESVSEGHPDKVCDRISDSVLDAFIAEEPEARVACETFATTNRVVIGGEVGLSDKARLHEFMDKVEGITREAIRDIGYEQDEFHHATVEVTNLLHEQSAHIAQGVNARDNKDEGAGDQGIMFGYATTETPELMPAPIQYAHAILRRLAEARKSGAAPLLRPDAKSQISLRYAGGKPVEVTSIVLSTQHASAAQSSDDIRAIVEPYITEVLPEGWLTDKTEWWVNPTGTFVIGGPDGDAGLTGRKIIVDTYGGAAPHGGGAFSGKDPTKVDRSAAYAARYLAKNVVAAGLAERCLIQVSYAIGVAKPLSIYVDTYGTGEVDDAAIEKALGQVMDLSPRGIRNHLQLNRPIYARTSAYGHFGRAPDADGGFSWERTDLIDALKRSV
- a CDS encoding SH3 domain-containing protein; amino-acid sequence: MRLTLTALLALVFLAGCGGGSMASYGGTTTVRGVGQNDLLKLRAGPSLEYAVILGLPDGTRLRRQDCVTELGQRWCRVSLAAAPGIHGYVSADYLTAN